A region of the Nitrospirota bacterium genome:
CCGTGATGATTGCAGTTAGGCCTGTCTCCGCAAAAATCTCAGCAGTAGGCAGTGCGCTGGGCGCGGTGCTGTTCCTGGGCACTCTCAGTTTCATGCTGTCCACGCCACCTGTGTGGGAGGCTAGCTTGGGTGGGTTCCCCGCCCTGTCGGTCGCGCCGGGACAATTCTTATTGAAGGACCTGGCACTGTTGGGAGCATCGATTTGGACGCTGGGCGAAGCGCTCTCAGGTATGAGTCATAAGTCACGATAAATAAAACAGACCGGTAGATAACGATAGGAGAACATACGATGCGAGCCATAGCTGTGCTCCCGGGAAAACCCAACTCAATCCATCTGGCGGAACTGCCCAAGCCATTGGTCCACGAAATCCCCAATGGAAGAGGCGTGTTGGTGCAAGTGCTGCGCGTCGGGGTGGATGGCACTGACAGAGAAATCAACGCCGCCGAATATGGCCAGGCTCCGCCAGGTTACGATTTTCTCGTGATCGGCCATGAGTGTTTTGGGCGGGTGCTGGAAGTCGGCCCCAACGTCACAGAGTTCGTGCCAGGCGATTATGTGGTCCCGACAGTGCGGCGCCCAGGCGGCAGCTTCTACGACCAGATAGGCCAGTACGACATGACCAGCGAGGATGTCTACTACGAGCGGGGGATCAACCTCCGTCACGGCTACCTGACCGAGCTGTTTGTGGATGATCCGGAATATCTGGTCAAAATTCCGAAAGGGCTCAAGGATGTGGCTGTTCTGCTTGAGCCGACCTCGATCATTGAAAAAGGCATCATCCAGGCCTATGAAGCGCAGCGACGGTTCAAGGTCTGGCGACCGAAGAAAGCGGCGGTGCTGGGGGCAGGAACTGTGGGATTGCTCGCGGCCCTCTCGCTGAAGATGAAGGGCTTCGAGGTCACCAGTTTCGGGAAAGAGAGTAGGCCGTCACGCAATCTCGATCTTCTGGAGGAATTGGGTGTGCGGTACATCTCGACGAACGATCTGTCGATCCGAGAAGCGGCGAAACGTTTTGGCCCGTTCGATCTCATGTTCGAAGCGACCGGCTATTCTCCTGTGGTGTTCGAGGCCATGGAATGTCTCGGCAAGAACGGCGTGCTGGTGTTGGCGAGCGTGACGGGAGGCGACCGTGAACATGCAGTCCCGGCGGACAAAATCAATCTGGACTTCGTGCTCGGAAACAAGCTGGTTGTTGGGACTGTCAATGCCAATCGCGAATACTTTGAAACAGGCGTGTACGACTTTGCGCGAGCCGAGCTGGAGTTCCCTGGCTGGCTCCCGAAGTTGCTGACTCATCCGGTGACAGGGCTGGAGAACTATCAGGAAATGATGCAGACGCTGACGAAGGAACGCAACGCAATTAAGGTTTTTGTGAATGTTGCGTACGACTAAAGGACATGACTGTGACCAATTATCCCGGTGGGCTCATCGGATGCTGTGTTGACATGAATGTTCGGAGGGCTCAGGCTGTACAAGGGTATTTATCCACTACTACTACACTAGGAGGTTTGTGATGAAAAAGATTATGCTGTCGGTCATTGCAGTCATGTGTGTGGCGGGTTTCAGCTCCCTTTCATTTGCCGAAGATATGGGGAAGATGAAGGGGGAAATGATGGGCGAGATGAAGGGTGAGATGAAAGGTATGAAGGGGGAAACGGGCGAGATGAAGGGCGAAATGAAGGGTGAGATGAAGGGAATGAAGGGCGAGATGAAGGGCAAGCATGATGAGATGAAGGGGGAAATGAAAGGTAAGCATGATGAGATGAAAGGGGAAATGAAAAGCATGAAGGGGGAAATGGGCGAGATGAAGGGAGCTATGGGGAAGTAGGAGTTTATCCGGTCTCTTGTTTGATCCTCTCGGCCTGTGGTCGGTTCGACACTGATCGCAGGCCGTTCTGTTTCTGCACCTCACCGGCCTTGTAAGAATCGAGGCCGGGCGTCGACTAAGGAGCAGACAGGTGGTCCACAGCCAGAGGAGATACGATCATGACCGCGCTCATTCACGAAGAAGCCGGAACAAGTATAGGCCGGGAGGAAGAGCCCGTTTCTGGGCCGGCGATGAAGGCCGACCAGTTCCCATCCACAGATCAATCTGACTCAGTCGATCTTACCGCAAACCAGGATGACGCGTTGGCTGCACGACCTGCCTCATCTCCGGCGATCGAGAGGGTCTATCGCCATCGGTTACCAGTAAGGATCAGCCATTGGCTCAATGTCCCCATTCTTATCATCCTGATTATGAGCGGGCTCCAAATTTTCAATGCCCATCCGGCTCTCTATTGGGGCGATCGATCCGATCGCGATCGGCCGTTGATCTCGATCCGTCCTGAAAAAACCGAGAGCGGCGAGATGCGCGGCATCACGACCATTCTGGGCTATAAGTTCGACACAACAGGAGTGCTCGGCTATTCGGATGGCAAGCGCCGAGCCTTCCCTGCCTGGGCGACCATTCCGAGCGCCAAAATTCTGGCGATGGGACGGCAGTGGCACCTGTTCTTCGCGTGGCTC
Encoded here:
- a CDS encoding glucose 1-dehydrogenase, with translation MRAIAVLPGKPNSIHLAELPKPLVHEIPNGRGVLVQVLRVGVDGTDREINAAEYGQAPPGYDFLVIGHECFGRVLEVGPNVTEFVPGDYVVPTVRRPGGSFYDQIGQYDMTSEDVYYERGINLRHGYLTELFVDDPEYLVKIPKGLKDVAVLLEPTSIIEKGIIQAYEAQRRFKVWRPKKAAVLGAGTVGLLAALSLKMKGFEVTSFGKESRPSRNLDLLEELGVRYISTNDLSIREAAKRFGPFDLMFEATGYSPVVFEAMECLGKNGVLVLASVTGGDREHAVPADKINLDFVLGNKLVVGTVNANREYFETGVYDFARAELEFPGWLPKLLTHPVTGLENYQEMMQTLTKERNAIKVFVNVAYD